A genomic stretch from Insulibacter thermoxylanivorax includes:
- a CDS encoding glycoside hydrolase family 43 protein, whose product MNKTVITNPIIWADVPDVSVIRVGTVYYMVSTSMHSMPGCPIMRSVNLKDWEIVNYVFDILEDNDAHNLLDGKGIYGKGSWAANLRYHEGTFYVCFSCNDMNRFYIYTTKDIENGPWERHVVGELFHDPSLLFDDDGVYVFYGNGDIRIRELTSDGTRLKPGGIDQLVLETPREGIGLRCEGCHAYKINGYYYLIFIEWPRTGNARRRVVGYRSKHLLGPYERKILLDDDMGYRNQGIAQGGLVDTPSGDWYAVLFQDHGAVGRIPYVVPVTWEEDWPLIGINGKVPVSFEIDLPEAEPGPLVISDDFDYDENTLALQWQWNHNPDHRLWSVTERPGWLRLRTGRPVRNIEQARNTLTQRTEGPACRAEVKLDTSHMTPGDYAGLTALQHYYGTVGIQLDEHGERYAVMCVRGEDGEQQAVERIRCEQKVVWLKIAFDFREDRDTADFYYSTDGHTWRRIGDTLQLRYTLHHFMGCRIGLFHYATVQAGGYADFDYFRYERDSE is encoded by the coding sequence ATGAATAAAACGGTCATTACCAACCCGATTATCTGGGCCGATGTGCCGGATGTCAGCGTGATCCGCGTCGGCACCGTATACTACATGGTCAGCACCAGCATGCATTCGATGCCGGGCTGCCCCATCATGCGCTCGGTGAATCTGAAGGATTGGGAGATTGTGAATTATGTCTTCGATATCCTGGAGGACAATGATGCCCACAACCTCCTGGACGGTAAAGGCATCTACGGGAAAGGTTCGTGGGCAGCCAACCTCCGGTATCATGAGGGAACCTTCTATGTGTGCTTCTCGTGCAATGATATGAACCGATTCTATATCTATACCACGAAGGATATCGAAAACGGTCCATGGGAACGCCATGTTGTGGGTGAGCTGTTCCATGATCCGAGCTTGTTGTTCGATGATGACGGCGTCTATGTGTTCTATGGCAACGGCGACATCAGGATCAGGGAGCTGACTTCCGACGGCACCCGCCTGAAGCCGGGCGGGATCGACCAGCTCGTCCTGGAAACGCCCCGCGAAGGCATCGGCCTAAGATGCGAGGGATGCCACGCATACAAGATCAACGGCTATTACTACCTCATCTTCATCGAGTGGCCAAGGACGGGCAACGCCCGGCGCAGAGTCGTCGGTTACCGCTCTAAGCATCTCTTGGGCCCCTACGAACGCAAGATTCTGCTCGATGATGATATGGGATATCGCAACCAGGGCATCGCTCAGGGCGGGCTTGTGGATACGCCTTCAGGGGATTGGTATGCGGTATTGTTCCAAGATCACGGCGCCGTGGGCCGCATCCCCTATGTTGTGCCGGTGACTTGGGAGGAGGATTGGCCGCTCATCGGCATCAATGGCAAGGTGCCGGTGTCCTTCGAGATCGATCTGCCGGAGGCGGAGCCGGGACCGCTGGTGATCAGCGATGACTTCGACTACGACGAAAACACACTGGCTCTGCAGTGGCAATGGAATCACAACCCGGATCACCGCCTTTGGTCCGTGACGGAACGGCCGGGCTGGCTGCGTCTTCGCACCGGCCGGCCGGTGCGGAATATCGAGCAGGCGCGCAATACCTTAACACAGCGTACGGAAGGACCGGCGTGCCGTGCGGAAGTGAAGCTCGATACTTCGCATATGACTCCGGGGGATTATGCCGGGCTTACGGCCTTGCAGCATTATTATGGAACCGTAGGCATTCAGTTGGATGAGCACGGGGAGCGTTATGCGGTGATGTGCGTCCGCGGGGAAGACGGAGAGCAGCAAGCCGTGGAGCGCATCCGCTGTGAGCAGAAGGTCGTTTGGCTGAAGATTGCGTTTGATTTTCGTGAGGACAGGGATACGGCGGACTTTTACTATTCTACAGATGGTCATACATGGCGCAGGATCGGAGACACCTTGCAGCTCAGGTATACGCTGCATCATTTCATGGGCTGCCGCATCGGTTTGTTCCATTATGCTACGGTGCAAGCGGGCGGGTACGCGGATTTTGATTATTTTAGGTACGAGCGGGATTCTGAATAA
- a CDS encoding helix-turn-helix domain-containing protein — translation MDDKKVNHASYDETTYESEGQHSMINTLLVDPDSQSRKRLLEQLDWYRLGYEIQAPEPQTFEEVLHAIDKESFDLVIISLRALPSFSMRLCEQIRKHSTASILLIGGSKQMNIVHKAIMLKVSDYLPDPYDAQDLEVCLVNLRSSIRRQEKAAGQPSTSSACTTIEMIKRYVQEQLHQNITLKKISDELHFNCAYLGQKFKRHEKMSFNEYLLQQRMEKAKRLLIESDLKIYEIAHRVGYSEVDWFYKKFKEYTGVSANEYRKKMKDTA, via the coding sequence ATGGATGATAAGAAGGTAAACCACGCTTCGTATGATGAAACAACTTACGAAAGTGAGGGCCAGCACTCCATGATCAATACGCTGCTTGTCGATCCGGATTCGCAATCAAGGAAACGACTCCTTGAGCAACTGGATTGGTACCGCCTCGGCTACGAGATACAAGCGCCTGAACCTCAGACGTTCGAGGAGGTTCTGCACGCGATTGACAAGGAATCCTTTGATTTGGTGATCATCAGCCTGCGAGCTCTTCCGTCATTCAGCATGAGGCTCTGCGAACAGATCAGGAAACACAGCACCGCCTCGATCCTGCTTATCGGCGGCAGCAAGCAAATGAACATCGTGCACAAAGCGATCATGCTGAAAGTCAGCGATTATTTGCCTGATCCTTATGATGCACAGGATCTGGAGGTTTGTCTTGTAAATCTGCGCTCGAGCATACGCCGGCAGGAGAAGGCTGCCGGGCAGCCGTCCACCTCTTCTGCCTGTACAACTATTGAGATGATCAAGCGCTATGTACAAGAGCAGCTGCATCAGAACATCACGCTCAAGAAGATCTCCGACGAGCTGCATTTTAACTGCGCTTATCTCGGTCAGAAGTTCAAACGGCATGAGAAGATGTCTTTCAATGAATATCTGCTGCAGCAGCGCATGGAGAAAGCGAAGCGTCTGCTCATCGAATCCGATCTCAAAATCTATGAAATCGCACACCGCGTCGGCTATTCGGAAGTGGACTGGTTCTATAAGAAATTCAAAGAATACACCGGCGTAAGCGCCAATGAATACCGCAAGAAAATGAAAGATACGGCTTAA
- a CDS encoding ABC transporter substrate-binding protein gives MRKIWMFLIVFMLSITLAACGGGSMDDAAAPDSVNSANDTAADADNEAANENEEAEEPASGNPNASPEMDFDLGGRTLTFVSWWDMTIQEDNPDNIQKKANLEALMAKHNFKVDYVVIDFNEYQDKVVASIMAGEPLGDYVRMGKRYMIPSLVKQDLFWPVDEWTKNDNVFNQKVTNEYSVYNGRGYGFNDQPNLITGIFYNRTLMNELGIKPLQEYVDEDNWNWETFIQVAKDANRDTDNDGQIDVWGLAKSDVLDMALAANETDLVAGDKQNLEDPKTIEVLNFVSRIATEQVARPSEGGDWTEPRAFFVQGNVLMYPGAMYEIGGLVQDMAEYDIGFLPFPKGPSASTYHAVEPDVQFLTIPKTVDKPRELLYIYEKIHDIESIYEYPDQATLESHFTDENDIMNARMVGENMRVIDRQAYPSLPYWDFLGELQSGVSISTLIEKYKAPFQAAIDEVWQN, from the coding sequence ATGCGGAAAATCTGGATGTTTCTAATTGTGTTCATGTTATCCATCACATTGGCTGCTTGCGGCGGAGGGAGCATGGATGATGCTGCGGCACCGGATTCGGTGAACAGCGCAAATGATACCGCAGCTGATGCCGACAACGAAGCAGCGAATGAAAATGAAGAAGCAGAGGAGCCGGCATCCGGGAATCCAAACGCATCGCCGGAGATGGATTTCGATCTCGGCGGACGCACGCTGACCTTCGTCTCATGGTGGGATATGACGATTCAAGAAGATAACCCGGACAATATTCAGAAGAAGGCCAACCTTGAAGCCCTGATGGCGAAGCACAACTTCAAAGTAGATTACGTTGTGATCGATTTTAACGAATATCAAGACAAAGTCGTTGCTTCGATCATGGCCGGCGAGCCGCTGGGCGATTATGTGCGCATGGGGAAACGCTATATGATCCCGTCCCTGGTGAAGCAGGATTTGTTCTGGCCGGTGGATGAGTGGACGAAGAACGACAATGTTTTCAACCAGAAAGTCACCAATGAATATTCGGTCTATAACGGCAGAGGTTATGGATTTAACGATCAGCCGAACTTGATCACAGGGATCTTCTATAACCGGACCTTGATGAATGAACTTGGAATAAAACCGCTTCAGGAATACGTGGACGAGGACAACTGGAACTGGGAGACGTTCATTCAAGTCGCGAAGGATGCGAACCGTGATACGGATAACGACGGTCAGATCGACGTTTGGGGCCTGGCCAAATCCGATGTGTTAGACATGGCTCTTGCGGCGAACGAGACGGACCTAGTCGCTGGAGATAAGCAGAACCTGGAGGATCCGAAGACGATCGAAGTGCTTAACTTTGTGTCCCGGATCGCCACGGAACAAGTGGCAAGACCTTCCGAAGGCGGAGATTGGACAGAACCGCGAGCATTCTTCGTACAGGGCAATGTCCTGATGTATCCGGGCGCGATGTATGAGATCGGCGGTTTAGTGCAAGACATGGCAGAATACGATATCGGCTTCCTGCCCTTCCCGAAGGGACCGAGCGCAAGCACGTATCATGCGGTTGAACCGGACGTACAATTCCTGACGATTCCGAAGACCGTGGATAAACCGAGGGAACTGCTCTATATCTACGAGAAGATCCATGATATCGAATCGATCTATGAATATCCGGACCAAGCGACTTTGGAAAGCCACTTCACGGACGAGAACGATATTATGAACGCCCGCATGGTCGGCGAGAACATGCGAGTGATCGACCGTCAAGCTTATCCATCACTGCCGTACTGGGACTTCTTGGGCGAATTGCAAAGCGGTGTATCGATATCGACGTTGATCGAGAAGTATAAGGCTCCGTTCCAAGCGGCGATCGATGAAGTGTGGCAGAACTAA